The Mesorhizobium opportunistum WSM2075 DNA window TTCGCTTGCCCGTTTCATGATGGCGCCATCTGTCGTCCTGCTCCTGGTCTGGATGGTTGTCCCACTGGCGCTCACGCTGTGGTTCTCCTTCCAGCAGTACAATCCGCTCAATCCGATCCGCGACGGGTTCGTCGGTGTCTCCAACTACGCGCTGTTCTATTCCAATCCAGCCTTCCTACAGTCGATCCTCAACACGCTCGTCCTGGTGATCAGCGTGCTGCTGATCACGGTGATCGGCGGCATCCTTTTGGCGCTGCTGATCGACCAGCCGATGTGGGGGCAAGGGATTGTGCGCATCCTCGTCATCTCGCCGTTCTTCGTCATGCCGCCGGTGGCCGCATTGGTCTGGAAGAATATGATCATGCATCCGCAATACGGGGTGTTCGCCGATATAGCGCGATTCTTCGGGGCTCAGCCGATCGACTGGTTCGGGCAGCATCCGATGACGGCGATCATCATCATTGTTGCCTGG harbors:
- a CDS encoding carbohydrate ABC transporter permease, with protein sequence MATQQTRSLARFMMAPSVVLLLVWMVVPLALTLWFSFQQYNPLNPIRDGFVGVSNYALFYSNPAFLQSILNTLVLVISVLLITVIGGILLALLIDQPMWGQGIVRILVISPFFVMPPVAALVWKNMIMHPQYGVFADIARFFGAQPIDWFGQHPMTAIIIIVAWQWLPFATLILLTALQSLDGEQKEAAEMDGAGFISRFIYLTLPHMSRAITVVILIQTIFLLSVYAEILVTTNGGPGYASTNLPFLVYQKALLEFKIGQASAGGVIAVILANIVAFFAMRAVGKNLDK